One window of Cydia strobilella chromosome 10, ilCydStro3.1, whole genome shotgun sequence genomic DNA carries:
- the LOC134744915 gene encoding toll-like receptor Tollo has translation MCCTWFTSALLVLSAVLTTWSASLSATTGARYQAPDECRWTTDDDGSGVALQCRLRTINSELENTNFSAIQPHLTVRLRLECSDALFFQSSLSPGSFRQLVELRELTIEYCKIGNLSDGAFTGLRELRNLTIRTHNTDWSSMSLEITPTAFSRDVQNLERLDLSENNMLVFPEGALCTLRNLEYLNMTGNRMRDISHFQFSSAHRHPTEKCGDNILVLDLSRNVIDTLPPNLLSGLKRLQKLYLQGNALNSVADRALEGLISLTTIRFSDNQLTSLPPELFSDTKEIKEIYLNNNTITVLAPGLFSDLLQLLVLDLSHNELTSDWINTSTFTGLKRLVFLDFSHNRVSKMEVALFRDLHNLQILKLQDNFIEHIPENVFSPLNNLHTLILSNNRLTAIESYAFSGLHGLSVLSIDSNRISKIHPHSLRNCSALQDLHINGNRLDEVPIALKEIPQLKTLDLGENLIVSIENASFMTMQQMYGLRLTENNIGNISKGVFDKMTSLKILNLSRNKIHKIEAGAFDGNINLQAIRLDGNYLTDIGGLFAKLPNLVWLNISDNRLEWFDYAMIPTGLQWLDIHANRIAELGNYFEIESQLSLSTFDASSNRLTEITGSAIPNSVEMLYLNDNLISKVQSYTFFKKPNLTRVDLYGNKITNLDPNSLRISAVPQDKSVPEFFIGGNPLECDCTMEWLQKINTGNRARTQPKLMDLDSIYCKLLYNRGNAYVALVEAASHQFLCKYDFHCFALCHCCDFDACDCEMTCPNNCTCYHDQSWSANVVECSNAGYVNTLPERIPMEATQLYLDGNDIKMLPSHAFIGRKRLKILFLNSSNIESIQNRTFNGLKELEILHLDHNNLKAIEGQELDGLDNLRELYINNNQIRHIGKEMFNHMSRLKILHLHNNRLTMLSVWQINSIVTEITLSYNPWSCGCEYTEMFREWMKRVNSATDISNVKCIYSQGNNTEMAVYSENAFSEPESGFVIANENGTICTGLPSINNSINGNLTATKTIITNEDVQDYIPLLVATLCAFLLVSFASMIVFIFRQEMRVWFHSRFGVRLFYRASDIDRDDREKMFDAFVSYSSKDEAWVAEELAPMLERGDPSYKLCLHYRDFPVGGYVADNIIQAVESSRRTIMVLSENFIKSEWCRFEFKSAHHQVLRDRRRRLIVVLLGEVPQKDLDPDIRLYLKTNTYLHWGDRLFWEKLKFALPDVPNNQRCRGGPSPGAGGGVAMHRHHHARNHLGALPPPPVHGAHPVLPPHPAHNPHQAPPRASPRTISVHV, from the coding sequence ATGTGTTGTACGTGGTTCACGAGCGCCTTGTTGGTGCTAAGCGCCGTTTTAACGACGTGGAGTGCGTCTCTATCGGCTACCACAGGAGCGCGGTACCAAGCTCCCGATGAGTGCCGGTGGACGACCGACGACGACGGCTCAGGAGTAGCGCTACAATGCAGATTGCGGACAATAAATAGCGAATTAGAAAACACCAACTTCAGCGCCATTCAACCGCATCTCACTGTGAGATTGCGCTTAGAATGCAGTGATGCACTTTTCTTTCAAAGTTCACTGTCTCCCGGAAGTTTCCGACAGTTGGTTGAATTGCGGGAACTGACTATCGAGTACTGTAAAATTGGGAATCTTTCCGACGGCGCGTTTACGGGTCTTCGAGAATTAAGGAATCTAACAATTAGAACGCATAACACAGACTGGTCATCAATGTCACTTGAAATAACGCCCACCGCCTTCTCTCGAGATGTACAAAATTTGGAACGTTTAGATCTCAGCGAAAATAATATGCTAGTTTTCCCCGAGGGCGCACTCTGTACATTAAGGAACCTTGAATATTTGAACATGACTGGAAATCGAATGAGGGACATCAGTCATTTTCAGTTCTCTTCAGCACATCGTCACCCAACAGAGAAATGCGGCGATAACATATTGGTATTAGATCTTTCGAGGAATGTTATCGATACTTTACCTCCGAATCTTCTATCTGGATTAAAAAGACTACAAAAATTATATCTTCAAGGAAATGCATTAAATTCTGTGGCAGACAGAGCGTTGGAAGGTCTTATTTCACTCACAACTATAAGATTTTCAGATAACCAACTTACAAGTTTGCCTCCGGAACTTTTCAGTGATACGAAAGAAATCAAAGAGATATACTTAAACAACAACACTATAACGGTTCTCGCACCAGGACTTTTCAGTGACTTATTGCAACTTTTAGTATTAGATTTATCACATAACGAGTTGACATCAGATTGGATAAATACTTCAACCTTCACTGGGCTAAAACGACTAGTATTTTTGGATTTTTCTCACAACAGAGTATCGAAAATGGAAGTGGCCCTATTTAGAGATCTGCACAAcctgcaaattttgaaattacaagACAATTTCATAGAACACATACCAGAAAATGTTTTTAGCCCATTGAACAACTTACATACATTGATTTTATCAAACAATCGACTCACTGCAATTGAAAGTTACGCGTTTTCTGGTTTGCACGGGTTATCTGTTCTATCTATTGATAGTAATCGCATTTCAAAAATACATCCACACTCTCTTCGTAACTGTTCTGCATTACAAGACCTACACATTAATGGAAATAGACTAGACGAGGTACCCATAGCCCTCAAGGAAATTCCTCAGTTGAAAACACTTGATCTGGGAGAAAATTTGATTGTGAGCATTGAAAACGCCTCATTCATGACCATGCAACAAATGTACGGATTGAGATTGACTGAAAATAATATCGGGAATATCAGCAAGGGTGTGTTCGATAAAATGACATCActcaaaatattaaacttatcaagaaataaaattcataagATCGAAGCTGGCGCATTTGATGGCAATATTAACCTACAAGCTATTCGATTGGATGGTAATTACCTGACCGACATTGGAGGGCTTTTTGCCAAATTACCGAACTTAGTGTGGTTAAATATATCTGATAACCGATTGGAATGGTTCGACTATGCCATGATTCCAACAGGGTTGCAGTGGCTTGATATTCATGCTAACAGGATTGCTGAACTTGGAAATTACTTCGAAATTGAATCCCAGTTATCACTGAGTACATTCGACGCCAGTTCTAATAGATTAACAGAAATAACTGGCAGCGCTATTCCAAACTCTGTGGAAATGTTGTATCTCAATGACAATTTGATTTCGAAAGTCCAATCGTACACATTTTTCAAAAAACCGAATCTAACAAGAGTGGATTTATATGgcaacaaaataacaaatttagaTCCAAATTCACTGAGAATATCGGCAGTACCGCAAGATAAATCGGTTCCCGAGTTCTTCATAGGCGGAAACCCATTAGAATGTGATTGTACAATGGAGTGGttgcaaaaaataaacactggGAACAGAGCGCGAACTCAACCGAAGTTAATGGATTTGGACAGCATTTATTGTAAATTACTTTACAATCGTGGAAATGCGTATGTTGCGTTAGTGGAAGCAGCATCCCATCAATTCTTGTGCAAATATGACTTCCATTGTTTCGCACTGTGTCACTGTTGTGATTTCGATGCTTGTGATTGCGAAATGACTTGCCCAAATAATTGCACCTGCTATCATGATCAGTCGTGGTCAGCAAATGTTGTGGAATGTTCGAATGCAGGATACGTAAATACTCTACCTGAGAGAATACCAATGGAGGCCACACAACTGTACCTCGACGGTAACGACATTAAAATGCTTCCCAGTCACGCATTCATTGGCAGAAAACGGCTTAAAATACTGTTCTTAAACTCCTCCAATATAGAATCTATTCAAAACAGAACGTTCAATGGATTAAAAGAACTTGAAATTCTACATTTAGACCACAACAATCTTAAAGCTATCGAAGGTCAAGAATTGGATGGGTTAGATAATTTACGGGAGTTGTACATAAACAATAACCAGATTCGCCACATTGGAAAAGAAATGTTTAACCATATGTCCCGTTTGAAAATACTCCATCTACACAACAACCGGTTGACCATGTTATCAGTGTGGCAAATTAATTCTATTGTGACGGAGATAACACTTTCTTATAATCCGTGGTCATGCGGCTGTGAATATACCGAAATGTTCCGAGAATGGATGAAACGCGTGAATTCAGCTACGGATATATCAAACGTTAAGTGCATATATTCTCAAGGGAATAATACTGAAATGGCTGTGTACAGTGAAAACGCGTTCAGTGAACCTGAATCAGGATTTGTTATTGCAAACGAAAACGGAACAATTTGCACTGGTTTACCAAGTATTAACAACAGTATCAATGGAAATTTAACCGCAACAAAAACTATCATAACTAATGAAGATGTGCAAGATTATATTCCGCTCCTTGTGGCGACTTTGTGTGCTTTTCTATTGGTGTCATTTGCAAGTATGATTGTATTTATATTCAGACAAGAAATGAGAGTTTGGTTCCATTCAAGATTCGGAGTGCGTCTTTTCTACAGAGCAAGTGATATTGACCGTGACGATCGGGAGAAAATGTTCGATGCGTTTGTAAGTTATAGTTCGAAGGACGAAGCTTGGGTCGCTGAGGAGCTCGCGCCCATGCTCGAGCGCGGTGACCCGTCCTATAAACTTTGCCTACATTACCGTGACTTTCCTGTGGGCGGCTACGTTGCCGACAACATAATACAAGCCGTCGAGTCTTCGCGTCGTACAATCATGGTGCTCAGTGAAAACTTTATAAAATCAGAGTGGTGTCGTTTTGAGTTTAAATCGGCTCATCATCAAGTTTTAAGAGACAGACGGAGAAGACTAATAGTAGTGTTGTTAGGTGAAGTGCCTCAGAAAGATTTGGACCCTGATATAAGACTATATTTGAAAACGAACACTTACCTTCATTGGGGTGATAGGTTGTTTTGGGAGAAGTTAAAATTCGCGTTGCCGGATGTGCCGAATAACCAGCGGTGCCGTGGGGGGCCCAGTCCGGGAGCTGGTGGGGGTGTGGCGATGCACAGACACCACCACGCCAGGAACCACCTGGGtgcgctgccgccgccgccggtgcACGGAGCGCACCCGGTGCTGCCGCCGCACCCAGCCCATAACCCTCACCAAGCCCCGCCGCGTGCGTCTCCCCGCACCATATCCGTCCATGTGTAG